A genomic window from Flavobacterium johnsoniae includes:
- a CDS encoding nuclear transport factor 2 family protein has product MRKVFLFISFYFMFFTANAQAIDSSNDLLLIQKTLNLYLDGQATGDSVKVGQSFHASWQLKYFADNKLNIVRKSDYMKGYKAPYARVANWSGRIISIDITNNVAAAKVEISTSKLLFIDYFNLMKINQDWFIVDKISTRTPHKTVEVPTAQSK; this is encoded by the coding sequence ATGAGAAAAGTCTTTTTGTTTATTTCCTTTTATTTTATGTTTTTTACTGCCAATGCACAAGCAATCGATTCTTCTAATGACTTGCTTCTGATTCAAAAAACACTTAATCTATATCTAGACGGACAAGCTACAGGTGATTCGGTAAAAGTGGGTCAATCTTTTCATGCTTCTTGGCAGTTAAAATATTTTGCCGATAATAAGTTAAATATTGTACGCAAATCTGATTACATGAAAGGTTACAAAGCGCCATATGCTAGAGTTGCAAATTGGTCAGGACGAATTATTTCTATTGATATTACAAACAATGTGGCTGCTGCAAAGGTCGAAATTAGTACTTCAAAACTTTTATTTATCGATTATTTTAATCTGATGAAAATAAATCAAGACTGGTTTATTGTAGATAAAATTTCTACTAGAACGCCACATAAAACAGTTGAAGTACCAACAGCTCAGTCGAAATAA
- a CDS encoding nuclear transport factor 2 family protein, giving the protein MNNFQEMNKILVLLVVHTFLLSMSLSAQNKILFVTSNQDFYGNTKIPTANHFEEIVVPYDIFIKAGYTVDFISPKGGPIPIGYINTSDSLQKKYLYNSWFMDKLEHSKKPSSIISSDYAAIFYSGGGAAMFGVAEDIVIQKIARTIYGNNGVIASICHGTAGIVYLKDEKGNSLYSGLKITGYPDELENKNGEYYKAFPFSINNTIKQNKAHFVFSKNGGDSFYSVDGRFVTGQDPSSGSKVANEVLSLLKVNFKVPKPKSKNDLEQITDILNDYIEGTANGQPERLRKAFHPNFNLYTVANDTLWIRSGEQYISAIKVGEKVNRVGKIVSIDIANDAAIAKAEIVMPNWRTFTDYFLILKYKGNWKIVHKSYSWRDI; this is encoded by the coding sequence ATGAACAATTTTCAGGAAATGAACAAAATACTAGTTCTATTAGTGGTTCATACATTTTTACTTTCGATGAGTTTAAGCGCTCAGAACAAAATCTTGTTTGTAACTTCAAATCAAGATTTTTATGGAAACACAAAAATTCCGACGGCGAATCATTTTGAAGAAATTGTTGTTCCATATGATATCTTTATAAAAGCAGGTTATACAGTTGATTTTATAAGCCCAAAAGGAGGTCCAATTCCGATTGGATATATCAACACATCAGATAGTTTACAGAAGAAATATTTATATAATAGCTGGTTTATGGACAAATTAGAACATTCTAAGAAACCATCTTCGATTATTTCTAGTGATTATGCAGCAATCTTTTACAGCGGTGGCGGTGCCGCGATGTTTGGAGTTGCTGAAGATATTGTAATTCAAAAAATTGCAAGAACAATCTACGGTAATAACGGAGTTATCGCATCTATTTGTCACGGAACGGCAGGGATTGTTTATTTAAAAGATGAAAAAGGAAATTCCCTGTATTCTGGACTAAAAATTACAGGCTATCCAGATGAATTAGAAAATAAGAATGGCGAATATTATAAAGCATTTCCATTTTCGATAAACAATACAATCAAACAAAATAAAGCCCATTTTGTATTTTCTAAAAATGGAGGAGATTCTTTTTATAGCGTTGACGGTAGATTTGTAACGGGACAAGATCCAAGTTCTGGAAGTAAAGTAGCAAATGAAGTTTTGTCCCTTTTGAAAGTCAATTTTAAAGTTCCGAAACCAAAATCAAAAAATGATTTAGAACAAATTACAGATATTCTTAATGATTATATAGAAGGAACTGCTAACGGACAACCAGAAAGACTTCGAAAAGCTTTTCATCCAAATTTTAATCTCTATACAGTTGCAAATGATACCTTGTGGATACGTTCTGGAGAACAATATATTTCTGCTATAAAAGTAGGAGAAAAAGTAAACAGAGTCGGAAAGATTGTTTCAATTGATATAGCAAATGATGCAGCCATCGCTAAAGCAGAAATTGTAATGCCGAATTGGAGAACTTTTACAGATTATTTTTTGATACTAAAATATAAAGGAAACTGGAAAATAGTTCATAAAAGTTATTCCTGGCGAGATATCTAA
- a CDS encoding carboxypeptidase-like regulatory domain-containing protein, producing the protein MSRITLILFFIVSVSFSQTKNLGGVVSDDTNKPLESTNVIAKPLQEKASLKFAITDNKGRYKLELENNVKYEITVSYIGFIEEVFILEVGSDKISHDFKLKPSGEDLKEIVIKHEFKPIVVKKDTLVFDVNSFANGNERKMKEILEKLPGVEVDKKGIVTVQGKKVTKMLVEGKSFFGGGSKLAVENIPANALDKIEVIDHFNEVGFMKQVSDSDDLAMNVKLKEDKKKFVFGDIQSGVEAGGGDNGFYLAHAALFYYSPKTNVSFIGDANNVGKSTFTFEDLMRFGGGVSSYLSGRKPLSNLYSFTNDNRDVVQNKSQFAAFNFSHDFSSKFALSGYAILSKVFTASRIESKNEYLNNSSIDFEYKSRNADNKSVLGIGNVKLDYSPSNKEKWYYNGQYQASNNDLMSTLNSVTNLGSNLFETINEADNSSVKQYVEWHKNYNDNHTTTFVINQAYDKITPKNKWFTSEPFLQGLIPLQEDVNYTINQIKKSEVNSIDALFKHYWIINNSNHLYTNVGNNFESSGFKTSEQQILTDGSINDFASAGFGNDINYRLNDAYIGLEYKFRIGKWVNKPGLYLHWYHLKTVQNNIDYVILKTLFQPQWNSDYEFNKSENLSFTYKLQNEFPEANQLANRYTLQYYNSVYKGNALLQNEKYHSANLRYSKMNSYRGITLDGMLTYSKKIKVIRDQVELDGINQFVTPILTENPETNIGFNGSFSKRIYRFNLKLNTRLSWLNYTQTVNDISTINQRNNQNVGLVFKTAYKKWPDFSIGYNKGFSEFSGLTKSKYQTDAITSKFETNFLKFWTFNIEYESLKNTNNANQTNFYDMLNTSLFYQKKNSPLGFELSVNNVLDIKKKNSYSFSNYMISEQATYILPRAILFSVTYKL; encoded by the coding sequence ATGTCTAGAATTACGTTAATTTTATTTTTTATAGTTTCTGTTTCCTTCTCACAAACAAAAAATCTTGGTGGTGTAGTTTCAGACGATACAAATAAACCCTTAGAGTCCACTAATGTTATTGCAAAACCTCTCCAAGAAAAAGCAAGTCTCAAGTTTGCGATTACAGATAATAAAGGGCGCTATAAACTAGAACTCGAAAACAATGTAAAATACGAAATCACAGTTTCGTACATTGGATTTATAGAAGAGGTTTTTATTTTAGAAGTTGGCTCGGATAAAATCTCTCACGACTTTAAATTAAAGCCTTCGGGAGAAGACTTAAAAGAAATAGTGATTAAGCATGAGTTTAAACCAATAGTAGTTAAAAAAGATACTTTAGTTTTTGATGTTAATAGTTTTGCAAACGGTAATGAACGCAAAATGAAAGAAATTCTCGAAAAACTACCCGGTGTCGAGGTTGACAAAAAAGGAATAGTTACGGTACAAGGAAAAAAAGTAACCAAAATGCTGGTTGAAGGTAAATCTTTTTTTGGAGGCGGTTCTAAATTGGCAGTTGAGAATATTCCAGCAAATGCATTAGATAAAATTGAAGTAATTGACCATTTTAACGAAGTTGGTTTTATGAAGCAAGTCTCAGATAGTGATGACTTGGCAATGAATGTTAAACTTAAAGAAGATAAAAAAAAGTTTGTTTTTGGTGACATTCAATCTGGTGTTGAGGCTGGCGGAGGAGATAATGGTTTTTACCTAGCCCATGCAGCATTGTTTTATTACAGTCCAAAAACAAATGTAAGTTTTATCGGTGATGCCAATAATGTTGGTAAAAGCACTTTTACGTTTGAGGATTTAATGCGTTTTGGAGGCGGAGTAAGCAGTTATCTTTCGGGTAGAAAACCTTTAAGTAATTTGTATTCATTTACCAATGACAATAGAGATGTAGTACAGAATAAATCGCAATTTGCAGCTTTTAATTTTAGTCACGATTTTTCTTCAAAGTTTGCTTTGTCTGGGTATGCTATCTTATCTAAAGTTTTTACCGCGTCTAGAATAGAAAGTAAAAATGAATATTTGAACAATAGCAGTATTGATTTTGAATATAAAAGCAGAAATGCTGATAACAAATCAGTACTCGGTATTGGAAATGTAAAGTTGGATTATTCTCCTTCGAATAAAGAAAAATGGTACTATAACGGACAATATCAAGCCAGTAACAATGATTTAATGAGTACTTTAAACTCTGTTACAAATTTAGGATCTAATCTTTTTGAAACGATTAATGAAGCTGATAATTCATCGGTAAAGCAATATGTAGAATGGCATAAAAATTACAATGATAACCATACTACTACTTTTGTAATTAATCAAGCTTATGACAAAATTACACCTAAAAATAAATGGTTTACCAGCGAGCCATTTTTACAAGGATTAATTCCACTTCAAGAAGACGTAAATTATACGATTAACCAAATTAAAAAGTCTGAAGTAAATAGTATTGATGCTCTTTTTAAACATTATTGGATTATAAATAACTCCAATCATCTCTATACTAATGTTGGTAATAATTTTGAGTCTTCAGGTTTTAAAACTTCAGAGCAACAAATTCTTACAGATGGTTCTATAAATGATTTTGCCTCAGCAGGTTTTGGAAATGATATTAATTATAGGCTAAATGACGCATATATTGGCTTAGAATACAAATTTAGGATAGGAAAGTGGGTGAATAAGCCTGGGTTATATTTGCATTGGTATCATTTGAAAACAGTTCAAAATAACATAGATTATGTAATTTTAAAAACACTTTTTCAACCACAATGGAATAGTGATTATGAATTTAATAAATCAGAAAATTTAAGTTTTACGTACAAATTACAGAATGAATTTCCCGAAGCTAATCAGTTAGCAAATAGATATACATTACAATATTATAATTCGGTTTATAAAGGAAATGCGTTATTACAAAATGAAAAATATCATTCGGCAAATTTACGTTATTCAAAAATGAATTCATATCGCGGTATAACTTTAGACGGAATGCTCACATATTCTAAAAAAATAAAAGTAATTCGAGATCAGGTTGAGTTGGATGGAATAAATCAATTTGTAACGCCTATTTTGACAGAAAATCCAGAAACAAATATTGGATTTAATGGTTCTTTCTCGAAACGAATTTATCGATTTAATCTAAAATTAAATACACGATTATCATGGCTTAATTATACGCAGACTGTAAATGATATTTCAACTATAAATCAAAGGAATAATCAAAATGTAGGTTTAGTTTTTAAAACAGCTTATAAAAAATGGCCAGATTTTAGTATTGGTTACAATAAGGGATTTAGTGAGTTTTCAGGTTTAACAAAATCTAAATATCAAACAGATGCTATAACATCAAAATTTGAAACCAATTTTCTAAAATTTTGGACTTTCAATATTGAATACGAAAGTTTGAAAAACACTAATAATGCAAATCAAACCAATTTTTATGATATGCTAAACACTTCTCTATTTTATCAGAAAAAAAATAGTCCTCTAGGTTTTGAACTTAGTGTAAATAATGTTTTAGACATTAAAAAGAAAAACAGCTATTCATTTTCAAATTATATGATTAGTGAGCAAGCAACTTACATTTTACCAAGAGCCATTTTATTTTCGGTAACTTATAAATTATAA
- a CDS encoding GLPGLI family protein has translation MLILQGKNTIIEYGLAIQKEEGLFENNVTYKGILQKAMSECHKLTFQLIITENGSKFLNKENLESDISKGIKSFTFGMSHYSGIIYNLKDNLLVQNEFLGENIYTKEELKKDWILSSETKLIDNYLCYKATNLYRVTYGDKVFNHAVTAWYCPKLPYPYGPIGYGNLPGLILELQVRNVVFGAKRIKLKSDEDFDIKSLEKINVLSEKEVANAYTKLNNYTN, from the coding sequence TTGCTAATTCTCCAGGGTAAAAACACTATTATCGAATATGGTTTGGCAATTCAAAAGGAGGAGGGGTTGTTTGAGAACAATGTAACTTATAAAGGAATTCTTCAAAAAGCAATGAGCGAATGTCATAAATTAACCTTTCAATTAATTATAACTGAAAATGGTTCTAAATTTTTAAACAAAGAGAATTTAGAAAGTGATATTAGTAAGGGTATAAAAAGTTTTACTTTTGGAATGTCGCATTATTCTGGTATTATTTATAATTTAAAAGATAATTTATTAGTGCAAAATGAATTTTTAGGAGAGAATATTTACACAAAAGAGGAATTAAAAAAGGATTGGATTTTGTCTAGTGAAACAAAATTGATAGATAATTATTTATGTTATAAAGCAACTAATCTTTACAGAGTTACATATGGTGATAAAGTTTTTAATCATGCTGTTACAGCTTGGTATTGCCCTAAATTACCTTATCCATACGGTCCGATTGGCTACGGAAACTTACCCGGATTGATTTTAGAACTTCAAGTTAGAAATGTTGTGTTTGGTGCAAAAAGAATAAAATTGAAGAGTGATGAAGATTTTGATATTAAATCATTAGAAAAAATTAATGTGCTCAGTGAGAAAGAAGTTGCTAATGCATACACTAAATTAAATAATTATACTAATTGA
- a CDS encoding GLPGLI family protein produces the protein MKRLYIILLALISFLGHSQGKNTVVEYNLVIQKEEGLFDNNADLKGMLQKAMSECDKLTFQLIITENGSKFLVKENLESDINKHVKMFTLAMSHYSGMIYNLKDKLLVQKELLGENIYGKEELKKDWILSNETKMIDNYLCYKATNIYRVTYGDKAFNHAVTAWYCPKLPYPYGPIGYGNLPGLILELQVRNAVFGAKSIKLKSDEDFDIKSLEKIKVLSEKELADAYTKSNGF, from the coding sequence ATGAAAAGACTATACATTATTTTATTAGCATTAATTTCTTTTTTGGGTCATTCTCAAGGCAAAAACACTGTCGTTGAATATAACTTAGTAATTCAAAAAGAGGAGGGTCTGTTTGATAACAATGCGGATTTAAAAGGGATGCTTCAAAAAGCAATGAGCGAATGTGATAAATTAACCTTTCAATTAATTATAACTGAAAATGGTTCTAAATTTTTAGTTAAAGAGAATTTAGAAAGTGATATTAATAAGCATGTAAAAATGTTTACTTTGGCGATGTCACATTATTCTGGTATGATTTATAATTTGAAAGATAAATTATTAGTGCAAAAAGAATTATTAGGAGAGAATATTTATGGAAAAGAAGAATTAAAAAAGGATTGGATTTTGTCTAATGAAACAAAAATGATAGACAATTATTTGTGTTATAAAGCCACGAATATTTACAGAGTTACATATGGTGATAAAGCTTTTAATCATGCTGTTACTGCTTGGTATTGCCCTAAATTACCGTATCCTTATGGTCCAATTGGCTATGGGAACCTACCTGGATTGATTTTAGAACTTCAAGTTAGAAATGCAGTCTTTGGTGCAAAAAGCATAAAATTGAAAAGTGATGAAGATTTTGATATTAAATCATTAGAAAAAATTAAGGTGCTTAGTGAAAAAGAACTTGCTGATGCATACACCAAATCAAATGGTTTTTAA
- a CDS encoding ABC transporter ATP-binding protein, giving the protein MARFQENDLPKAKLNSNSLQKALRIFKYAKNHKWKFFLGLIFLFLTSATALAFPKLMGMLVDCVTNKDLSKANEIALGLIGILVLQAVFSFFRISLFVNFTENSLSNIRFALYENLIKLPMSFYSQKRVGELNSRISADISQLQDTFSTTIAEFLRQFILIIGGFIILGSISPKLTLMMLAIVPIVAVAAVIFGRFIRKYGKKTQDKVAESQVIVEETLQGISNVKAFANEWYEIQRYKNKIREIVKIAIKGGQYRGYFASFIILCLFGCVVAVVWYGITLTIKGEVEGVGDLISFVLYTTFIGASFGGIAEMYAQIQKAVGATERVFELLEETPEAINANLKTSPIEKIKGNVAFKNVAFSYPSRKEVQVLKDVNFNAEFGQKIAIVGPSGAGKSTISSLLLRFYDITSGEILVDGKNIHDYDLENLRGNMSIVPQDVILFGGTIRENIAYGKPEASEEEIIVAAKQANAFNFVDGFPEKFETLVGERGVKLSGGQRQRIAIARALLKNPSILILDEATSSLDSESEKLVQEALEVLMEGRTSIIIAHRLSTIRNADKILVLDNGKISEQGTHQELINLENGIYKNLSNLQFSNS; this is encoded by the coding sequence ATGGCAAGATTTCAAGAAAATGATTTACCGAAAGCTAAATTAAACTCTAATTCCCTTCAAAAAGCTCTCCGAATTTTTAAATATGCTAAAAACCATAAATGGAAATTTTTCCTTGGTTTGATTTTTCTGTTTTTAACAAGCGCCACTGCCCTTGCCTTTCCTAAATTAATGGGAATGCTGGTTGATTGTGTAACAAATAAAGACCTTTCTAAAGCAAACGAAATTGCATTAGGATTAATCGGAATTTTGGTTCTTCAAGCCGTTTTCTCTTTTTTCAGAATTTCATTATTTGTAAATTTTACAGAAAACTCTCTTTCGAACATTCGCTTTGCGTTATATGAAAATTTAATCAAATTACCCATGTCGTTTTATTCTCAAAAAAGAGTTGGAGAATTAAACAGCCGAATAAGTGCAGATATTTCGCAATTGCAAGATACTTTTAGCACAACAATCGCTGAATTTTTACGTCAGTTTATTTTAATCATTGGTGGATTTATCATTTTAGGAAGTATAAGTCCGAAACTTACTTTAATGATGCTTGCAATTGTGCCGATTGTTGCGGTTGCAGCCGTAATTTTCGGAAGATTTATTCGTAAATACGGAAAAAAAACACAAGACAAAGTTGCAGAAAGTCAAGTTATTGTTGAAGAAACTTTGCAAGGAATTAGCAATGTAAAAGCTTTTGCTAACGAATGGTACGAAATTCAGCGTTATAAAAATAAAATTAGAGAAATTGTAAAAATTGCGATTAAAGGCGGTCAATACAGAGGTTACTTCGCTTCTTTTATTATTCTTTGTCTTTTCGGATGCGTAGTAGCCGTAGTCTGGTACGGAATCACATTGACTATTAAAGGTGAAGTTGAAGGTGTTGGAGATTTGATTTCATTTGTTTTATATACAACGTTTATTGGTGCTTCTTTTGGTGGAATTGCCGAAATGTATGCTCAGATTCAGAAAGCAGTTGGAGCAACTGAACGTGTTTTTGAATTATTAGAAGAAACTCCCGAAGCAATTAATGCGAATCTAAAAACTTCTCCAATTGAGAAAATAAAAGGAAATGTAGCATTCAAAAACGTTGCTTTTAGTTATCCTTCAAGAAAAGAAGTTCAGGTTTTGAAAGATGTAAATTTCAATGCCGAATTCGGTCAAAAAATTGCCATTGTTGGGCCAAGTGGGGCTGGAAAATCAACTATTTCTTCTTTATTGCTAAGATTTTACGATATCACTTCTGGAGAAATCTTGGTTGATGGAAAAAACATTCACGATTATGATTTAGAAAATCTTCGCGGAAATATGAGTATTGTTCCTCAAGATGTTATTTTGTTTGGAGGAACTATCAGAGAAAATATAGCATACGGAAAACCTGAAGCGTCTGAAGAAGAAATTATAGTTGCAGCAAAACAAGCGAATGCTTTTAATTTTGTTGATGGATTTCCTGAAAAATTTGAAACTTTGGTTGGAGAACGCGGTGTTAAACTTTCGGGTGGACAGCGCCAACGTATTGCAATTGCAAGAGCTTTGCTTAAAAACCCAAGCATTTTAATTTTAGATGAAGCAACTTCTTCTTTGGACAGCGAAAGCGAAAAATTAGTTCAAGAAGCCCTAGAAGTTTTAATGGAAGGAAGAACAAGCATTATAATTGCTCATAGACTTTCTACAATTAGAAACGCTGATAAAATCCTGGTTTTAGATAATGGGAAAATTTCTGAACAAGGAACCCATCAGGAATTGATAAATCTAGAAAATGGGATTTATAAAAACTTAAGCAACTTACAGTTTAGTAACTCTTAA
- a CDS encoding proline dehydrogenase family protein: MEKIFDNTQVAFSLKSDTELDRAYFLFKMIDSEPLVRIGTAVTNFAIKAHLPVEGLIRATVFDHFCGGVNENDCLTVVDKMFTKGVSSVLDYSVEGKEEEEQFDAALEMTLRTIDFAKERLAIPFAVFKPTGLGRFELYEKLGEKQTLTPAEQVEWDRVVARFDKVCGEAHKKDVALLIDGEESWMQDAADDLVTDMMRKYNKEKAIVFNTLQMYRWDRLDYLKKLHEVAKTEGFYIGMKLVRGAYMEKENKRAEEKGYVSPICVSKEATDVNYDNAVQYMLEHLDKMAIFAGTHNELSSYKLMEMMAQKGIAKNDPRIWFGQLYGMSDNISYNLAENGYNDAKYLPFGPVKDVMPYLIRRAEENTSVAGQTSRELSMIKAERKRRKGK; the protein is encoded by the coding sequence ATGGAAAAGATATTCGACAATACGCAAGTTGCATTCTCTCTAAAAAGTGATACAGAACTTGACCGAGCTTATTTCCTTTTCAAAATGATTGACAGTGAGCCATTAGTAAGAATTGGAACTGCTGTAACTAATTTTGCAATTAAAGCTCATTTACCAGTAGAAGGATTAATTCGTGCAACTGTTTTTGACCATTTTTGTGGTGGTGTAAACGAAAACGACTGTCTTACTGTTGTAGACAAAATGTTTACAAAAGGTGTTTCTTCGGTTTTGGATTATTCTGTTGAAGGAAAAGAAGAAGAAGAGCAGTTTGACGCTGCTTTAGAGATGACTTTAAGAACTATCGATTTTGCTAAAGAACGTTTAGCTATTCCGTTTGCCGTTTTTAAACCAACTGGTTTAGGTCGTTTTGAGCTTTATGAAAAATTAGGCGAAAAACAAACTTTAACTCCTGCAGAACAAGTAGAATGGGATAGAGTAGTGGCTCGTTTTGATAAAGTTTGTGGTGAAGCACATAAAAAAGATGTTGCATTATTGATCGATGGTGAAGAAAGCTGGATGCAAGATGCTGCTGACGATTTGGTGACAGATATGATGCGTAAGTACAATAAAGAAAAAGCTATTGTATTTAATACTTTGCAAATGTACCGTTGGGATCGTTTAGATTATTTGAAAAAACTTCATGAAGTTGCTAAAACTGAAGGTTTTTATATTGGAATGAAGTTAGTTCGTGGTGCTTATATGGAGAAAGAAAACAAAAGAGCGGAAGAAAAAGGATATGTTTCTCCAATCTGTGTTTCTAAAGAAGCTACTGACGTAAATTATGATAATGCAGTACAATATATGTTGGAGCATCTTGATAAGATGGCCATTTTTGCTGGAACGCACAACGAATTGAGTTCTTATAAATTAATGGAAATGATGGCTCAAAAAGGAATTGCTAAAAATGATCCAAGAATTTGGTTTGGGCAATTGTACGGAATGAGCGATAATATTAGCTACAACTTGGCCGAAAACGGTTATAATGATGCAAAATATTTGCCATTCGGACCGGTTAAAGATGTTATGCCATATTTAATTCGTCGTGCTGAAGAAAATACTTCGGTTGCAGGACAAACAAGCCGCGAATTATCAATGATTAAAGCAGAGCGTAAACGTAGAAAAGGGAAATAA
- the aroB gene encoding 3-dehydroquinate synthase codes for MQSIQANNYLVHFNQNAYEALNKHLKENKYSNLFIIVDDQTNEYCLPKLLPIIETDLNIEIIEFEAGEANKNIETCIQIWNVLTELGADRKSLVINLGGGVVTDLGGFVASTFKRGVDFINIPTTLLSMVDASVGGKTGVDLGNLKNQIGVINVPQMVLIDTQYLETLPQSEMRSGLAEMLKHGLIYDAPYWRQFSDLKSIVFDELDQLIYRSVEIKNEIVIQDPTEKNIRKALNFGHTLGHAIEGYFLESTEKTTLLHGEAIAAGMILESYISLQKNLISPEEYREIKTIIKGIYEDIIFEENDIDPILELLIHDKKNEYGLIQFALIEGIGKIKINQSVENKLILDAFQDYKS; via the coding sequence ATGCAGTCTATTCAAGCCAATAATTACCTCGTGCATTTTAACCAAAATGCTTATGAAGCTTTAAATAAACATTTAAAAGAAAACAAATATTCGAATCTATTTATAATAGTAGATGATCAGACGAATGAATATTGTTTGCCTAAATTGCTTCCTATAATTGAAACTGATTTAAACATTGAAATCATTGAATTTGAAGCCGGTGAAGCCAATAAAAATATAGAGACTTGTATTCAGATCTGGAATGTTTTGACAGAATTAGGCGCTGATAGAAAATCACTTGTGATTAATCTCGGCGGAGGTGTAGTTACTGATTTAGGAGGCTTTGTGGCTTCTACTTTTAAAAGAGGTGTAGATTTTATAAATATTCCAACCACTTTATTATCAATGGTTGATGCTTCTGTTGGAGGAAAAACAGGCGTTGATTTAGGAAATCTTAAAAATCAAATTGGTGTTATTAATGTGCCTCAAATGGTATTAATTGATACACAATATTTAGAAACTTTACCACAAAGCGAAATGCGTTCTGGTTTGGCAGAAATGCTAAAACATGGTTTAATTTACGATGCACCATATTGGAGACAGTTTTCTGATTTGAAATCAATTGTTTTTGACGAATTAGATCAATTGATTTATCGTTCTGTTGAAATTAAAAACGAAATCGTAATTCAAGATCCAACAGAAAAAAACATTCGTAAAGCCTTGAATTTTGGACATACTTTAGGTCATGCGATTGAAGGTTATTTTTTAGAAAGCACTGAAAAAACAACTTTACTTCATGGTGAAGCTATTGCAGCAGGAATGATTTTGGAAAGTTACATTTCTTTACAGAAAAATTTAATTTCTCCCGAAGAATACAGAGAAATCAAAACAATAATTAAAGGCATTTATGAAGATATTATTTTTGAAGAAAATGACATCGATCCGATCTTAGAATTGCTGATTCACGACAAAAAAAATGAATACGGTTTAATTCAATTTGCATTGATTGAGGGAATCGGAAAAATAAAAATTAACCAATCCGTTGAAAATAAATTAATTCTAGACGCGTTTCAAGATTATAAATCTTAA